CTTAAAAGTCGCGGCCTTAAACATTCCAAAAAACCTGTAGAATTCAAATTAACCAGTAAGGGTATAAAAATTTTGGGGGGAGAGTAAATTTTGGATGAGGTAATCCTAAGATTATATGTGACTCAAAAAAATCCTCATGCAAAGGCAGCTATCCAAACCCTCAATCAACTCCATGATAGAGTGAATATTAAACTTGAGATTGTGGATGTTAGTGAAAATCCGGATTTGGCCCGTGAGAATCATCTTATCGCCATACCCACCCTTGAAAGGATAAAACCCGAGCCTAGAAGGAGGCTTATAGGTGATCTTTCCGATACTAAGGCGCTCTTAAAAATAGGGTGTCAACTTTGAAAGAGAATGCTAGATCCTTAATAAAGGACATGAAAGTCCATGACCACATCTGTTTAATTTATGAAGATGAAAGAGAATGGGAATCCACTATCATACCATTCCTAGTAGAAGGATTAAAAGGTAATGATAAATGTATTTATATAACTGACAGGCATAAGAGCGAGACCATAAAAAAACTTCTCAAAAAGAGGGGATTCGACCCTGAAAAGCTTAAAGGGCAATTTGAAATATTATCAGAGGATGAAGCATATACCCTTGGCGGATCCTTCGACCCTGATGCCATGATAAAACTCCTAGAAAAGGAAACAGAAAAAGCCCTAGATGAAGGTTATTCCGCCCTCCGGGTCACTGGAGAGATGACCTGGATCTTGAAGGGTAAGCCTGGGAGTGAAAAG
The sequence above is drawn from the Methanothermobacter tenebrarum genome and encodes:
- a CDS encoding circadian clock KaiB family protein — protein: MDEVILRLYVTQKNPHAKAAIQTLNQLHDRVNIKLEIVDVSENPDLARENHLIAIPTLERIKPEPRRRLIGDLSDTKALLKIGCQL